The sequence CTTAAAGGAATTAATGTTGTATACGGATTATGTTGATGAGGTAAGAAGAGTTTACAATAACTCAATGAATGCATGGAAAATAATAAAAGCTCCAGAATTTGTTAAAAACATTAGAGTTAAAAACGGGGAAGTAATAGAAATTGAGCTCTCAAATGTTTCACCTATATACCTTAGTGATGATAATTTAAAGTTGGTAAGCTTGAAATTTTCTTTTGGAGAGGTTATAAAGAATGTTTTTCAAAATTATGTTGATGCTTGGAATTCAGCTCCATTTGGAAGATATTACTTAAATACGGTTTTTGTGGCAACTGCAACAACAGTGCTTGAAGTAATACTTGCATCAATGGCGGCTTATGCATTTTCTTGGATGAATTTCCCGGGAAAAAATTTAATATTTGGAATCTTTTTAGCTACAATGATGGTTCCGGGTGAGGTATTACTTGTTCCAAACTTTATAACCATTTCTAAGTTTGGGTGGATAGATACGTATTATGCATTAATAATTCCTTGGATTGTAAGTGTATTTGCTATATTCTTAATGAGACAGCATTTTTTAGCAATTCCAAGAGAATTATTTGATGCTTCTAAGATTGATGGTTGTTCTCATTGGAAGTTTTTATGGAAAATTGTGGTACCATTAAGTAAACCTGTAATTATTACCGGTGCTTTGTTGAAATTTGTCGGAAGCTGGAATGGATTTTTATGGGTATTAATAGTTACAAATTCTGATAAGTATAGAACTCTTCCAGTTGGATTGCAAAATTTTAGTTCGGATGTTGGAACACTTTATAATCAATTAATGGCTGCAGCAACATTTTCAATACTACCAGTTATATTGTTATTCTTATTCACACAACAGCACTTTGTTAGAGGAATTGCAAGAACAGGATTAAAATAATTGAAAAAGGAGGGAATGAAATGAAGATTTTTCTCGATACAGCAAAGATTGACGAGATAAAAAAGGGAGTGGAATGGGGATTAGTTGATGGAGTGACAACAAATCCTACATTAATTGCAAAAGCTGGTACTCCTTTTAAGGAAACTATTAAAGAGATATGTCAGATCGTTCGAGGGCCTGTTTCTGCTGAAGTAGTTTCATTGGATTGGCAAGAAATGGTAAAAGAAGCAAGGGAACTTGCAAAAATTGATGATTACGTTGTTGTAAAAATTCCTATGACCCCTGATGGGTTAAAAGCTGTTAAGATTTTATCAGCAGAAGGTATAAAAACTAATGTTACACTAGTTTTTAGTGCAAATCAAGCATTGCTTGCGGCAAAAGCTGGTGCTACTTATGTTAGTCCATTTGTAGGGAGAATGGACGATATAGCTAATGATGGAATGGGAATTGTTGATGAGATTATTACCATATATTCTAATTATGGTTTTGAAACTGAAGTAATTGTTGCAAGTGTAAGACACCCAAAACATGTTTTAGAATCTGCATTAATGGGAGCGGATATTGTTACAATTCCTTTTAATGTTCTTGAAAAGTTGTTTCATCACCCTATGACGGAAATAGGTATTAAGAGATTTTTAGATGATTGGAAAAAATATCAAACAGGAAGGTGAGGATTTTGTATAGGACGCATAATTGTGGAGAATTAACAATTAAAAATAAAGGAGAAAAAGTAGTACTTGCTGGATGGATAGAGCGTATAAGAGATCTTGGAGGAATAAAATTTATAATTTTAAGAGATAGGTATGGGAAAACACAATTGGTGGTAAGTCCCAATTCATCAGCGTATAAAGTTTCTCAGGAGCTAGGTAGGGAATGGGTAATTCAAGTGAAAGGAAAAGTATTGGAAAGGCCAAATGAAACGAAAACAGACACGCCAACTGGTGAAATAGAAATAGATGTTGAAGAAATAAATGTTTTGTCTAAAGCAGAGATACCACCATTTTATCCAGGAGAAAAGGTTTCTGAAGATTTAAGGTTAAAGTATAGATATATAGATTTGAGAAATGGTGAAATGCAAAGTAATTTAATAATTAGACACAAAATGGCGCAAACTGCAAGAAATTTTTTGAATGAACATGGTTTTGTTGAAATTGAAACACCATACTTAACTAAAAGTACTCCCGAAGGAGCTCGGGACTTTCTTGTGCCTTCTAGACTACAAATGGGAAAATTTTATGCTTTGCCTCAATCACCTCAGTTATTTAAACAGCTTTTAATGGTTTCGGGTTTTGATAGGTACTATCAATTTGCAAGGTGTTTT comes from Thermosipho affectus and encodes:
- the fsa gene encoding fructose-6-phosphate aldolase, giving the protein MKIFLDTAKIDEIKKGVEWGLVDGVTTNPTLIAKAGTPFKETIKEICQIVRGPVSAEVVSLDWQEMVKEARELAKIDDYVVVKIPMTPDGLKAVKILSAEGIKTNVTLVFSANQALLAAKAGATYVSPFVGRMDDIANDGMGIVDEIITIYSNYGFETEVIVASVRHPKHVLESALMGADIVTIPFNVLEKLFHHPMTEIGIKRFLDDWKKYQTGR